A stretch of the Lolium perenne isolate Kyuss_39 chromosome 3, Kyuss_2.0, whole genome shotgun sequence genome encodes the following:
- the LOC127343219 gene encoding L-type lectin-domain containing receptor kinase SIT2-like, protein MHHGPLFAIVGVAGMENLRLFPVVGLLLAAFGVAVLGAGDDEQFVYSGFTGSNASLSLDGNAVVTSSGLLELTNDTAQLSSHAVHRTPLRLWRSPGGVVRSFSASFVFGIIPPHSDLSGHGIVFFVGKDNFSTAMPSQYLGLLNSENNGNATNNIFGVELDTIQNKEFGDPNDNHVGIDVNSLHSIAVKPAGYYDDKTGALRDLLLISGKAMQVWVDYESDSTQINVFLAPLKNGAKPSTPLVSARQNLSGVLVEPAYAGFSSSTGTVDSRHYLLGWSFAMDGPAPPIDIGSLPKLPLFGAKARTKVLLLGIVLPVATAAFVLGVVAAVILLVRRRSKYAEVREDWESEFGPHRFSYKDLFHATEGFKNKTLLGFGGFGMVHKGVLPKSKLEVAVKKVSHDSRQGIKEFIAEVVTIGRLRHRNLVQLLGYCRRKGELLLVYDYMSNGSLDKYLYSGKDMPATLDWAQRFRIIKGVASGLLYIHEEFEQVIIHRDIKASNVLLDADMNGRLGDFGLARLYDHGQDPQTTHVVGTMGYLAPELARTGKASPLTDVFAFGAFILEVACGRRPVEQTMDDGRLMLVDWVLGHWQKESLLEVVDARLGGDYDADEVVMALKLGLMCSHPLPGARPGMRQVMQYLEGDMPFPELTPTQMTFSMLALLQSEGFDSFVVSASDRSSSTMLTMGTTSGLSGGR, encoded by the coding sequence ATGCACCACGGTCCTCTATTTGCTATAGTGGGGGTGGCTGGCATGGAGAATCTCCGCTTATTCCCCGTTGTGGGCCTCCTCCTTGCTGCCTTCGGCGTTGCCGTCCTcggcgccggcgacgacgagCAATTCGTTTACTCCGGCTTCACCGGCTCGAACGCGTCGTTGTCGCTGGACGGCAATGCGGTGGTGACGTCGAGCGGCCTCCTCGAGCTGACCAACGACACGGCCCAGCTCTCTAGCCACGCGGTCCACCGGACGCCCTTACGACTGTGGAGGTCGCCGGGCGGCGTGGTGCGCTCCTTCTCGGCGTCTTTCGTGTTCGGCATCATCCCCCCTCACTCCGATCTGAGCGGCCACGGCATTGTCTTCTTCGTCGGGAAGGACAACTTCTCCACCGCGATGCCTAGCCAGTACCTGGGCCTCCTCAACAGCGAGAACAACGGCAACGCCACCAACAACATCTTCGGCGTGGAGCTCGACACCATCCAGAACAAAGAGTTCGGTGACCCCAACGACAACCACGTTGGCATCGACGTCAACAGTCTCCACTCTATCGCCGTCAAGCCCGCCGGCTACTACGACGACAAGACCGGCGCGTTGCGGGACCTGCTCCTGATCAGCGGCAAGGCCATGCAGGTGTGGGTGGACTACGAGAGCGACTCCACGCAGATCAACGTGTTCCTGGCTCCCCTGAAGAACGGTGCCAAGCCTTCGACGCCCCTGGTGTCAGCCAGGCAAAACCTCTCTGGAGTGCTCGTCGAGCCAGCGTACGCCGGCTTCTCTTCGTCGACGGGGACGGTGGACTCGCGCCACTATCTGCTCGGCTGGAGCTTCGCCATGGACGGCCCTGCCCCCCCGATCGACATCGGCAGCCTGCCGAAGCTGCCGCTGTTCGGCGCCAAGGCACGTACCAAGGTACTACTACTAGGAATCGTTCTGCCGGTAGCCACCGCGGCGTTTGTCCTCGGCGTGGTCGCGGCTGTTATCCTGCTCGTCCGGCGGCGGTCCAAGTACGCGGAGGTGCGGGAGGACTGGGAGTCGGAGTTCGGGCCGCACAGGTTCTCGTACAAGGACCTGTTCCATGCCACGGAAGGGTTCAAGAACAAGACGCTGCTGGGGTTCGGCGGGTTCGGGATGGTGCACAAGGGGGTGctccccaagtccaagctggaggtggcggtgaagaaggtgTCGCACGACTCGAGGCAGGGCATCAAGGAGTTTATCGCCGAGGTGGTCACCATTGGCCGCCTCCGGCACCGCAACCTCGTGCAGCTGCTCGGCTACTGCCGCCGGAAAGGCGAGCTCCTCCTCGTCTACGACTACATGTCCAACGGCAGCCTCGACAAGTACCTCTACAGCGGCAAGGACATGCCGGCCACGCTAGACTGGGCGCAGAGGTTCCGGATCATCAAGGGCGTCGCGTCGGGCTTGCTGTACATCCACGAGGAGTTCGAGCAGGTGATCATACACCGGGACATCAAGGCCAGCAACGTTCTCCTGGACGCCGACATGAACGGGCGGCTGGGCGACTTCGGCCTCGCCAGGTTGTACGACCACGGCCAAGACCCGCAGACGACGCACGTGGTCGGAACCATGGGGTATCTCGCGCCGGAGCTGGCTCGGACGGGGAAGGCCTCGCCGCTCACCGACGTATTCGCCTTCGGCGCGTTCATTCTCGAGGTGGCCTGCGGCCGGAGGCCCGTGGAGCAGACCATGGATGACGGCCGGCTCATGCTGGTCGACTGGGTGCTCGGGCACTGGCAGAAGGAGTCGCTCCTCGAGGTGGTCGACGCGAGGCTCGGCGGCGACTATGACGCCGACGAGGTGGTCATGGCGCTCAAGCTGGGACTGATGTGCTCGCACCCGTTGCCCGGCGCGAGGCCTGGCATGCGGCAGGTCATGCAGTATCTAGAAGGTGACATGCCGTTCCCCGAGCTGACGCCCACGCAGATGACCTTCAGTATGCTAGCCCTGCTGCAGAGTGAAGGGTTTGACTCGTTCGTCGTGTCCGCTTCGGATCGATCGTCTTCCACGATGCTGACCATGGGCACCACCAGTGGCCTCTCCGGGGGGAGATGA
- the LOC127338518 gene encoding cold-regulated 413 inner membrane protein 1, chloroplastic, translating into MSISLRLAVPPSAQPPTLRRRQLNPRARCSNAVAAAITPVASLRPPRALRGAAPRPSGAWWRRRGDAAVCCASAHVSAETMQWVSVGAAALLMLAKGTSVHKSFLVPFVALQAPSEVITWIKGDYGQWTAFLGLLLRLLYFIPGELELPLSTMLFVSIAPRQFMNLRGTQDSVILSLMIAAYLAFQHFSGAGSVRKAFDRGAIVATLSIICITLIPLLLLF; encoded by the exons ATGTCCATCTCCCTCCGCCTCGCCGTCCCGCCGTCGGCGCAGCCCCCCACGCTACGCCGCCGGCAACTGAACCCGAGAGCCCGCTGCAGCAATGCCGTCGCTGCAGCCATTACGCCGGTTGCGTCGTTACGGCCGCCACGCGCGCTCAG GGGAGCCGCGCCTCGACCGTCGGGCGCGTGGTGGCGCCGCCGGGGAGACGCCGCCGTGTGCTGCGCGTCGGCGCACGTCAGCGCCGAGACTATGCAGTGGGTGTCCGTCGGGGCCGCCGC TTTATTGATGCTTGCTAAGGGCACATCCGTGCACAAATCCTTCCTTGTCCCTTTCGTTGCTCTACAAGCACCTTCTGAAGTCATCACATGGATCAA AGGTGACTATGGTCAATGGACCGCATTTCTTGGGCTTCTTCTGCGTCTCCTGTACTTCATTCCAG GTGAACTGGAGCTTCCGTTGTCGACGATGCTGTTCGTTAGCATAGCTCCTCGCCAGTTTATGAACTTGAG GGGGACTCAAGACTCGGTAATATTGTCATTGATGATTGCAGCTTATCTCGCGTTCCAGCATTTCAGTGGGGCCGGAAGTGTTAGGAAGGCCTTCGATCGTGGAGCGATAGTTGCAACCTTGTCCATCATCTGCATCACGCTTATCCCTCTCCTGTTATTGTTCTAA